One genomic window of Candidatus Pseudobacter hemicellulosilyticus includes the following:
- the cls gene encoding cardiolipin synthase: MQLTTEIVLLVLAYALMLFTVIRIIFDTVNATKAWSYIILTIFIPVVGSIVYFSLGINYRKRRMYNKKLITDEKTLDALRKDIDESALRLLQTHHADVGNFAGLARLLIRDSLSFLSLNHVTLLTNGEEKFPAVINALEEAQDSIHLQYYIFENDQIGNRIKDILIRKAKEGVKVRFIYDDFGSNGLKKKFIRQLTSAGVEVFPFYKIYFVFLASRLNYRNHRKLIIIDGRKAFTGGINVSDRYINQEDKQQVFWRDAHILVEGPAVLNLQYHFLTDWNFSSGQQLTPDRTLFPVPMRGPDFTMLTQIAVSGPDFPRPDIMLSYFTAIANADRKVYITTPYFIPNNTINDAIKKAALSGCDVRLLVPGYSDSIWVNAASQSYYEALLDCGAKVYLYRKGFVHAKTIIVDDTLSMVGSANIDFRSFDLNFELNTIVYDHQFNAQLTEVFLRDLEDADEIDRNEWRNRSNRRQAFEKVARLLSPLL, from the coding sequence ATGCAATTAACAACGGAGATCGTACTCCTGGTACTGGCTTATGCACTGATGCTGTTTACCGTGATCCGTATCATCTTCGACACCGTGAACGCCACCAAGGCATGGAGTTATATCATCCTCACTATTTTCATTCCTGTAGTGGGTAGTATTGTGTATTTTTCCCTTGGGATCAATTACCGCAAACGGCGGATGTATAATAAAAAGCTGATCACAGATGAAAAGACCCTGGACGCCCTGCGGAAGGATATTGATGAATCAGCCCTGCGCCTCCTGCAGACACACCATGCGGATGTAGGCAATTTTGCCGGCCTGGCCCGCCTGCTGATCCGGGACTCGCTGTCCTTTCTCTCCCTTAACCATGTCACCCTGCTCACCAACGGAGAAGAGAAATTCCCGGCCGTGATCAACGCCCTGGAAGAGGCGCAGGACAGCATCCACCTGCAATACTATATTTTTGAGAACGACCAGATCGGTAACCGGATCAAGGATATCCTGATCCGCAAGGCAAAGGAAGGCGTCAAGGTCCGTTTCATCTATGATGATTTTGGCAGCAATGGCCTCAAGAAAAAATTTATCCGCCAGCTGACCAGCGCCGGCGTGGAAGTATTTCCTTTTTATAAGATCTATTTTGTTTTCCTGGCCAGCCGCCTCAACTACCGCAACCACCGCAAGCTGATCATCATTGACGGGAGAAAGGCTTTTACAGGCGGCATCAATGTATCTGACAGATACATCAACCAGGAAGATAAGCAACAGGTGTTCTGGCGGGACGCCCATATCCTGGTAGAAGGCCCGGCAGTACTGAACCTGCAATACCATTTCCTGACCGACTGGAACTTCAGCTCCGGCCAGCAGCTCACACCTGACCGCACCCTGTTCCCCGTCCCCATGCGCGGCCCCGATTTCACCATGCTGACCCAGATAGCCGTAAGCGGCCCGGACTTCCCCCGGCCTGATATCATGCTCAGCTATTTTACCGCCATCGCCAATGCGGACAGGAAAGTATATATCACTACGCCCTATTTCATTCCCAACAATACCATCAACGACGCTATTAAAAAAGCAGCGCTCAGCGGCTGTGACGTAAGGCTCCTGGTGCCCGGCTATTCAGATTCTATCTGGGTGAATGCCGCCTCACAATCCTATTATGAAGCCCTGCTGGACTGCGGCGCAAAGGTCTATCTCTACCGGAAAGGCTTTGTGCATGCCAAGACCATCATCGTAGATGATACCCTCAGCATGGTTGGTTCGGCCAATATTGATTTCCGGAGCTTTGACCTCAACTTTGAGCTTAACACCATTGTATACGATCACCAGTTCAACGCACAGCTGACCGAAGTGTTCCTACGCGACCTGGAAGACGCTGATGAAATAGACAGGAACGAATGGCGGAACCGGAGCAATAGAAGGCAGGCCTTTGAGAAAGTGGCGCGGCTGCTGTCGCCTTTGCTGTAA